The following are from one region of the Deltaproteobacteria bacterium genome:
- a CDS encoding PaaI family thioesterase, producing MDVEETPGGIECVLPFAPELIGNTRLPAIHGGVIGSFLEMTAILRLVAESGLDNVPRPISFTIDYLRSAGPRETRARGEIFKLGRRISHVHVIAWQDERDRPIAAANGKFLMA from the coding sequence ATGGACGTCGAGGAGACCCCCGGCGGCATCGAGTGCGTCCTGCCCTTCGCGCCCGAGCTGATCGGCAACACCCGCCTGCCGGCCATCCACGGCGGCGTCATCGGGTCGTTCCTCGAGATGACGGCGATCCTGCGCCTCGTCGCGGAGAGCGGCCTCGACAACGTGCCGCGCCCGATCAGCTTCACGATCGACTACCTGCGCTCCGCCGGTCCGCGCGAGACCCGCGCGCGCGGCGAGATCTTCAAGCTCGGGCGCCGCATCTCGCACGTCCACGTGATCGCCTGGCAGGACGAGCGCGACCGTCCCATCGCGGCCGCGAACGGCAAGTTCCTGATGGCCTGA
- a CDS encoding PaaI family thioesterase, translated as MSTERQYALGALFGPAKFDIGQFTPYAGRLRMRVVEVGPGFATLALPYDEELVGDPQRKVVFGGAVTALIDQASGIAVACAMDELLAIATIDLRVDYLRAAEPGREIVARADCYKLGHNVAFVRATAWDADEHDPFASCLGTFMVGANSGGSPFGGVKSARPKP; from the coding sequence ATGTCGACCGAACGCCAGTACGCACTCGGAGCCCTCTTCGGACCCGCCAAGTTCGACATCGGCCAGTTCACGCCCTACGCCGGACGGCTCCGGATGCGGGTCGTCGAGGTGGGACCGGGATTCGCGACGCTCGCGCTCCCCTACGACGAGGAGCTCGTCGGCGATCCGCAGCGGAAGGTCGTCTTCGGCGGCGCCGTCACCGCGTTGATCGACCAGGCCTCGGGAATCGCGGTCGCCTGCGCGATGGACGAGCTCCTCGCGATCGCGACGATCGACCTCCGCGTCGACTACCTGCGCGCCGCCGAGCCGGGGCGCGAGATCGTCGCGCGCGCCGACTGCTACAAGCTCGGCCACAACGTCGCGTTCGTGCGCGCGACCGCGTGGGATGCGGACGAGCACGATCCCTTCGCGAGCTGCCTCGGCACGTTCATGGTGGGCGCCAACAGCGGCGGCAGCCCGTTCGGCGGCGTCAAGAGCGCGAGACCCAAGCCGTGA